A single Dongia rigui DNA region contains:
- a CDS encoding GNAT family N-acetyltransferase, with the protein MTIAVRRAGLADQAACIRIFVETVTATFPHEPDAGKTAAAYADSVIGEEQWVALIDDQIVGYISVYWPTNFIHSLYIVPGFQGRGAGRALLDEVRKRAKGDLELKTDKANARAFAFYRQLGWRVVGEGMAATGPWWRLRWAGGIL; encoded by the coding sequence ATGACCATCGCGGTGCGGCGCGCGGGTCTGGCGGACCAAGCCGCCTGTATCCGGATCTTCGTCGAGACCGTGACGGCTACCTTTCCGCATGAACCCGATGCGGGCAAAACGGCGGCAGCCTATGCCGACAGCGTCATCGGGGAAGAGCAATGGGTCGCGTTAATTGATGACCAAATAGTCGGATATATTTCAGTGTATTGGCCGACAAACTTCATCCATTCTCTTTACATTGTGCCGGGGTTTCAGGGACGCGGCGCCGGCCGGGCGTTGCTGGACGAGGTTCGCAAGCGGGCCAAGGGGGACCTCGAGCTCAAGACCGATAAGGCCAATGCGCGCGCTTTCGCCTTTTACCGGCAGCTCGGCTGGCGGGTCGTGGGCGAGGGGATGGCGGCCACCGGCCCCTGGTGGCGCTTGCGCTGGGCCGGAGGCATCCTCTAG